In the genome of Hippoglossus hippoglossus isolate fHipHip1 chromosome 12, fHipHip1.pri, whole genome shotgun sequence, one region contains:
- the ptpa gene encoding serine/threonine-protein phosphatase 2A activator: MAETEQQKGSIAEDEAPEVAFMVPKKEISVVPDMSKWKRSQAYADYMGFVLSLNEGVKGKKLTSEYTVSETVEKILDLLETLDRWINETPPVDQPSRFGNKAYRTWYSKLDQEAEALVSALIPADKCAAAPEIAVYLKESVGNPTRIDYGTGHEAAFAAFLCCLCKVGALGADDQLAIVFRVFNRYLSVMRKLQRTYRMEPAGSQGVWGLDDFQFLPFIWGSAQFIDHPTVEPRHFIDERVVNEHQQEYMFLDCIKFINEMKTGPFAEHSNQLWNISAVPTWSKVNQGLIRMYKAECLEKFPVIQHFKFGTLLSIQPVNP, encoded by the exons ATGGCGGAAACAGAGCAACAAAAAg gATCCATAGCTGAGGATGAAGCACCTGAAGTCGCCTTTATGGTGCCCAAGAAAGAAATCAGTGTGGTGCCTGACATGAGTAAATGGAAACGATCACAA GCATATGCTGATTATATGGGATTCGTTTTGTCATTGAATGAAGGTGTGAAAGGAAAGAAGCTCACATCTGAATATACAGTGTCTGAG ACGGTGGAGAAGATATTAGATCTTTTGGAGACTCTGGACCGATGGATCAACGAGACCCCTCCTGTTGATCAGCCGTCCCGCTTTGGCAATAAGGCCTACAGAACCTGGTACAGCAAACTAGACCAg gaAGCAGAGGCCTTGGTGTCAGCATTGATCCCTGCTGACAAatgtgcagcagctccagagatAGCCGTGTATCTGAAAGAGTCTGTGGGGAACCCCACCAGGATAGACTATGGAACAG GTCATGAAGCTGCTTTTGCTGcgttcctctgctgcctctgtaaGGTCGGAGCTCTCGGAGCGGATGATCAGCTCGCTATTGTTTTTAGAGTTTTTAAcag gtaTCTGTCAGTGAtgaggaagctgcagaggaCGTACAGAATGGAGCCAGCTGGAAGCCAAGGTGTGTGGGGACTGGATGACTTCCAGTTTCTGCCCTTCATATGGGGCAGCGCCCAGTTCATTG ATCACCCGACAGTGGAGCCCCGTCACTTCATCGACGAGAGGGTGGTGAACGAGCATCAGCAAGAATATATGTTTCTGGACTGTATCAAGTTCATTAACGAG ATGAAGACGGGTCCGTTTGCTGAACACTCCAACCAGCTGTGGAACATCAGCGCTGTTCCTACCTGGTCCAAAGTCAACCAGGGTCTGATCCGAATGTACAAGGCTGAG TGTTTAGAGAAGTTCCCTGTGATCCAACACTTTAAGTTCGGAACCCTGCTCTCCATCCAGCCCGTGAACCCATGA
- the crata gene encoding carnitine O-acetyltransferase: MWGFCSRLAVKAGISKPCSFVKPNHLVKPVSATRVSGRYLTHQQGLPPLPVPPLQQTCERYLAALEPIVEEDELKRTKELVQDFQKAGGVGERLQRGLEKRAHNSDNWLSEWWVQLAYLEYRLPVVVHSSPGLVLPRMNFSDKQGQIRFAAKLIAGVLDFKTMIDNETLPVEYLGGRPLCMNQYYEVLSSCRIPGLKRDSVVNHAKSSPPPRHITVVHNLQFFALDVYNSDGTPLTVDQICVQLERICSSSLQTNEEPVGILTTQHRDSWGKAYVNLITDKTNKESVSTIQRSIFVVCLDGAMPEMSDGMYRSSAAVQMLHGGGSKGNSANRWFDKTLQFIIGEDGTCGANYEHAPAEGPPIVALIDHVVEYTRKTEVVQPPMLPLPMPQKLHFNITPEVKKDIEEAKQSMNTLAKDLDMKVVVFGHFGKNVPKIHKMSPDAFIQIALQLAYYRMHQRCCATYESASLRMFRLGRTDTIRSASTASAAFVKAVDDPSRQNTEKVDLMEKAVKAHRSYTSMAVSGQAIDRHLLGLKMQAVDEQLSIPDVFKDASYAKASNYQLSTSQVPSKTDCVMCFGPVVTNGYGVCYNPMNDHINFAVSSFNTCEETNAARLAQAMEDALLDMRTLLEQTPRAKL; this comes from the exons ATGTGGGGCTTCTGCAGCAGATTGGCG GTGAAGGCGGGGATATCGAAACCCTGCAGCTTCGTGAAACCAAATCACTTGGTGAAGCCTGTGTCAGCGACCCGGGTCTCTGGCCGGTACCTCACCCACCAGCAGGGCCTGCCCCCCCTGCCGGTCCCCCCGCTGCAGCAGACCTGCGAGCGCTACCTCGCTGCACTGGAGCCCATCgtggaggaggatgagctgAAGCGCACAAAAGAGCTGGTGCAGGACTTTCAGAAAGCAgggggggtgggagagagaCTGCAGAGAGGCCTGGAGAAGAGAGCACACAACTCTGACAACTGG TTGTCGGAGTGGTGGGTGCAGCTGGCCTATCTCGAGTACCGGTTGCCTGTGGTGGTGCATTCAAGTCCCGGACTGGTGTTACCTCGCATGAACTTCAGTGATAAACAAGGACAAATAAG GTTTGCGGCCAAACTGATCGCAGGTGTTTTAGACTTTAAGACGATGATTGACAA TGAGACACTACCTGTGGAATACCTGGGAGGAAGGCCGCTGTGCATGAATCAGTATTATGAGGTTCTGTCGTCCTGTCGTATCCCTGGTCTGAAGAGAGACTCGGTGGTGAACCACGCCAAGAGCTCGCCGCCCCCGCGACACATTACTGTAGTGCACAACCTTCAG TTCTTTGCGCTGGACGTGTACAACAGTGACGGGACTCCACTGACAGTTGATCAGATCTGCGTTCAGCTGGAGAGAATCTGCAGCTCCTCACTACAGACCAACGAGGAGCCTGTCGGCATCCTGACCACGCAGCATCGTGACTCCTGGGGCAAGGCTTACGTCAACCTCATCACGG ATAAGACCAACAAAGAATCAGTGTCAACGATCCAGAGAAGCATCTTCGTTGTGTGTTTGGACGGAGCGATGCCTGAAATGTCCGATGGGATGTACCGCAGCTCTGCCGCTGTCCAGATGCTGCACGGAGGAGGCAGCAAGGGGAACAGCGCCAACCGCTGGTTTGACAAGACACTGCAG ttCATTATCGGAGAAGACGGGACATGTGGAGCAAACTACGAGCACGCCCCAGCCGAAGGACCGCCTATTGTGGCCTTGATTGACCATGTTGTCGAATACAC GAGGAAGACGGAGGTGGTGCAGCCTCCCATGTTGCCGCTGCCCATGCCGCAGAAACTACACTTCAACATCACACCTGAGGTCAAGAAGGACATCGAGGAGGCCAAGCAGAGTATGAACAC TCTGGCTAAAGACCTCGATATGAAGGTTGTAGTTTTTGGCCACTTTGGTAAAAATGTCCCAAAGATCCACAAGATGAGTCCTGATGCCTTCATACAGATCGCCCTGCAGCTCGCCTACTACAG GATGCATCAGCGCTGCTGTGCCACATATGAAAGTGCCTCCCTGCGCATGTTCCGACTGGGACGTACAGATACGATCAGATCAGCCTCGACCGCCTCAGCTGCCTTTGTCAAAGCTGTTGATGACCCCAGCAGACAG aacacagagaaagtgGATCTGATGGAGAAAGCTGTAAAAGCTCACAGGTCGTACACCAGCATG GCGGTCAGTGGTCAGGCTATAGACCGACACCTCCTGGGCCTGAAGATGCAGGCGGTCGATGAACAACTCTCCATCCCCGACGTCTTTAAAGACGCTTCCTACGCTAAAGCATCAAACTACCAGCTGTCTACAAGTCAG GTTCCGTCCAAGACCGACTGCGTCATGTGTTTCGGTCCCGTCGTGACCAACGGATACGGCGTCTGCTACAACCCCATGAACGATCACATCAACTTTGCTGTGTCGTCTTTCAACACCTGCGAGGAAACGAACGCAGCTCGTCTGGCTCAGGCGATGGAGGACGCGCTGTTAGACATGAGGACTCTGCTGGAACAAACTCCACGAGCCAAACTGTGA
- the LOC117772214 gene encoding leukemia inhibitory factor receptor-like encodes MKTESVTRMIMIPFILLSLFCHSSQDGNTGEQVVLHCGPKNLTLKSSAQTIKATWEDDPSCSAVNDELIYELLVLVGDEQVHHDLVTVTPDQIGSPHIWEWTSHVALECDSHSVILSVRYKNYTSPRRQEETLPGMKNSKGPEVYPRDKVFEVGSRATFCCVLPAGGTFNHMYLVGYNRSDGNITQINNQTYSLTIVLNQPSPPSGTDVKCEATIQHRQTDNGATAFIGYPPDDKDLQCETSDLELVECRWTVGRDTHLYKDTDYQIVGRYLYFSAYECDPGKCTGKEDVSAGERKWTLKAENELGTVELMDTADLMKRVHMLAPESVTASAVNHRDVRLQWSWKVQRYKHLNVTCQVNVSPAGAQKPNSGVGLDFAVLMNLIPNWSYNVTVQCRTTQHSSKWSNWSLPFNFHTKGDVPDALDVWMKMKDNEILIIWKILLENQSHGHVLDYTVTWSKIEGTEQHNTTTVTHNRATLSLDTTQQYVVNVTARNLNGSSSPSTIITPSSSSVGLNTSSRIKGGGGGFNLSWSSSPAASCGYIVDWWPTSGPSMVTWLKVPRTNVFLKNFTEGQRYSMSISACTREAPLLLETREGYVKEQRIQDDLFKNLTLKQKVSDVEVSWDRISLKEQTAFIQGYVLEWFDSEEPNNNKAVYNASTDDPTSTSLSASDLKTGSYTFTVKARTALGECGSKSLIVTVNSLTDNLMETVVISLVVVFSLLTLINVVCYRHWACIKQKVCPPIPRPLLTDTWLRSTGEHSLHVDQGPSEVDIMDAPQLLCKPGVQVNQPPPNLILPPRSAPSPSGLPSSAFRSAFNNLSYHLMMQTEDAQPPEGHANEFRAPTFTPDPAEEEPESHMTCVLTYISVPQPTSEEHMTNITDTETSKTSLSKSTSCLSYSET; translated from the exons ATGAAAACGGAGTCTGTGACCAGGATGATCATGATCCCATTCATTCTGCTCTCATTGTTCTGCCACAGCTCACAGGATGGAAACACAGGAGAACAGG ttgTTCTGCATTGTGGACCTAAGAACCTGACGCTGAAGTCATCCGCCCAGACGATCAAGGCGACGTGGGAAGACGACCCATCATGCTCTGCTGTGAACGATGAGCTCATCTATGAGCTGCTGGTTCTTGTCGGAGACGAGCAAGTTCATCAC gATCTCGTTACCGTGACGCCCGACCAGATCGGATCCCCTCACATCTGGGAGTGGACGTCACACGTGGCCTTAGAGTGCGATTCCCATTCGGTCATACTCAGTGTCCGATACAAAAACTACACAAGCCCCAGGAGACAAGAAGAAACCCTCCCAG GAATGAAAAACTCCAAAGGTCCAGAGGTTTATCCACGAGACAAAGTGTTTGAGGTCGGCAGCAGAGCCACGTTCTGCTGTGTTCTGCCAGCAGGAGGAACCTTCAACCACATGTATCTGGTGGGTTATAACAGATCTGATGGGAACATCACACAGATCAACAATCAGACGTATTCACTGACCATCGTCCTGAACCAGCCGTCGCCCCCCAGCGGCACTGACGTCAAATGTGAAGCAACAATCCAACACAGGCAAACAGACAATGGAGCTACTGCTTTCATTGGCT ACCCTCCTGATGATAAAGACCTTCAGTGTGAAACCAGCGATCTGGAATTAGTGGAATGTCGCTGGACAGTTGGACgagacacacacctgtataaAGACACAGATTACCAGATTGTTGGAAGG tatctGTATTTCAGTGCATATGAATGTGATCCGGGGAAATGCACGGGTAAAGAGGACGTGTCAGCTGGTGAGAGGAAGTGGACGTTAAAGGCTGAGAATGAGCTGGGGACGGTGGAACTGATGGACACAGCAGACCTGATGAAAAGAG TTCACATGTTGGCTCCAGAGTCAGTGACAGCTTCGGCCGTGAATCACAGAGACGTCAGGCTGCAGTGGAGCTGGAAGGTTCAACGCTACAAACATCTCAACGTCACGTGTCAGGTGAACGTCAGCCCCGCTGGAGCTC AGAAACCAAACTCTGGAGTCGGTCTTGATTTTGCAGTTTTGATGAACCTGATTCCAAACTGGTCGTATAACGTGACAGTTCAATGTCGAACAACACAACATTCTTCGAAATGGAGCAACTGGAGCTTGCCATTCAACTTCCACACTAAGGGAGATG TTCCAGACGCTCTTGACGTttggatgaagatgaaggacaATGAGATTTTAATTATCTGGAAA ATTCTGCTGGAGAACCAGAGTCATGGACACGTGTTGGACTACACAGTGACCTGGTCAAAGATCGAAGGGacagaacaacacaacacaaccacagtgACTCACAACCGCGCCACACTCAGTCTGGACACAACCCAACAGTACGTTGTCAACGTTACAGCTCGGAACTTAAACGGCAGCTCGTCCCCATCGACCATCATCACCCCATCGTCATCCTCTGTTGGACTGA ACACAAGCTCTCGGATCaagggcggcggcggcggcttcaATCTGTCCTGGTCCTCCAGTCCTGCAGCGAGCTGCGGCTACATCGTGGACTGGTGGCCGACCTCGGGTCCCTCGATGGTGACGTGGCTCAAAGTGCCTCGAACCAACGTCTTTTTGA aAAACTTCACAGAAGGACAGAGATACTCGATGTCTATATCTGCCTGCACCCGAGAAGCTCCGCTGCTGCTGGAAACCAGAGAGGGCTACGTCAAGGAGCAAC GGATACAAGACGACCTCTTTAAAAATTTGACATTGAAACAGAAGGTTTCCGATGTTGAGGTGTCCTGGGATCGGATATCTCTAAAAGAGCAGACAGCTTTCATCCAAGGCTACGTCCTGGAGTGGTTTGACAGTGAAGAGCCGAACAACAACAAGGCAGTCTACAATGCGAGCACAG ACGACCCGACGTCCACCAGCCTCTCAGCCTCCGACCTGAAGACCGGCTCGTACACGTTCACAGTGAAGGCTCGGACCGCGCTCGGAGAATGTGGCTCCAAATCGTTAATCGTCACCGTCAATTCACTGA CTGATAACCTGATGGAGACCGTGGTCATTTCCCTGGTCGTTGTTTTCAGTCTCCTTACGCTCATCAATGTCGTCTGCTACAGACACTGGGCCTG CATCAAACAGAAGGTGTGCCCCCCCATCCCGAGGCCCCTGCTGACGGACACGTGGCTCAGATCAACA GGTGAACACAGTCTTCACGTGGATCAGGGTCCCAGTGAGGTGGACATCATGGACgctccacagctgctgtgtAAACCGGGAGTGCAGGTCA ACCAGCCTCCACCAAACCTCATCTTACCCCCGAGATCAGCCCCGTCTCCGTCAGGTTTACCCTCCTCGGCGTTCAGAAGCGCTTTTAACAACCTGTCCTACCACCTGATGATGCAGACTGAGGATGCACAGCCTCCGGAGGGTCACGCCAACGAATTCCGAGCTCCGACCTTCACCCCCGACCCGGCAGAAGAGGAACCAGAGAGTCACATGACCTGTGTCTTGACTTACATTTCAGTGCCACAGCCAACATCTGAGGAACATATGACAAATAtcactgacacagaaacaagcaaaacaagCCTTTCAAAATCCACGAGCTGTTTGAGTTACAGTGAAACTTAA